The following proteins are encoded in a genomic region of Paenibacillus sp. FSL H3-0469:
- a CDS encoding extracellular solute-binding protein, with protein sequence MKRLLFYFIAVLGCGLAIYTLGYNRPLLPDLTPDEDAVPAEQTTRVRVALSDWTENLEVKNAISHYNKTNSDQIEIVPMNLATDAYDDTLNMLMTSGQGPDVFNLDNAWLATYVNKGYLANLSAELDAGWLLRFPVWARKYASGSLFKGGIYFMPSSIDTVRLIYNKQLFRTAGLDPEQPPLTFAALEQAALQISRAGAPVNKYGFALPAGDSRASLQAGLELSNTYSGYYLYDYRSGRYDLSVYAPWLQMVREMKQQGSLYPGETLLKLSSALRQFADGNIGMMYVTSKDYVKLQEYMPKDDWGVALPPAADLSRRGAGALMMVPHAPLVVNSAAQSREAAVKVWRFLQSKEFLGMLYQQALALPVTDGIMDQPGASRGLRHFREFYPTAAESIYPLSPQIMDQYDPNTVSMEPRYSGDRPRMQLYLRIIAGDIPLDQALGSESERLNQMLDIAATGYSFRREEYIYPQFDPRSPLLGESQQSRSSSGRE encoded by the coding sequence GTGAAAAGGTTACTGTTCTATTTTATTGCCGTCTTAGGCTGCGGGCTGGCTATTTACACTCTTGGTTATAACCGCCCGCTGCTGCCGGACCTCACCCCGGACGAGGATGCCGTACCAGCGGAGCAGACCACCAGGGTGAGGGTCGCCCTGTCTGACTGGACGGAGAATCTGGAAGTGAAGAATGCCATCAGCCATTACAATAAAACAAATTCCGATCAGATTGAGATTGTGCCCATGAACCTTGCAACAGACGCCTACGACGATACCTTGAATATGCTGATGACCTCCGGGCAGGGGCCGGATGTGTTCAATCTAGATAACGCCTGGCTGGCCACATATGTAAACAAGGGGTATCTCGCTAATCTGTCTGCGGAGCTGGATGCCGGATGGCTGCTCCGGTTCCCCGTATGGGCCAGAAAGTACGCGTCCGGCTCGTTGTTCAAGGGCGGAATCTACTTCATGCCCTCCAGTATTGATACCGTGCGCCTCATCTACAATAAGCAATTGTTCCGGACCGCCGGACTAGACCCGGAGCAGCCTCCCCTTACCTTCGCCGCACTGGAGCAGGCCGCCCTGCAGATCAGCCGGGCCGGAGCACCGGTGAACAAATACGGCTTCGCGTTGCCCGCCGGGGATAGCCGGGCCAGCCTCCAGGCTGGGCTGGAGCTATCGAATACCTACAGCGGTTATTATCTTTATGATTACCGGTCGGGCCGTTATGACCTGAGTGTGTATGCTCCCTGGCTGCAGATGGTGCGGGAGATGAAGCAGCAGGGCAGCCTCTATCCGGGAGAGACTCTGCTGAAGCTGAGCAGCGCGCTCCGGCAATTCGCAGACGGCAATATCGGCATGATGTATGTTACCAGCAAAGATTATGTCAAGCTACAGGAGTATATGCCTAAGGATGATTGGGGAGTAGCGCTCCCTCCGGCAGCGGACCTGTCACGGCGCGGGGCCGGGGCCCTGATGATGGTCCCCCACGCTCCGCTGGTAGTGAATAGTGCAGCGCAGAGCCGGGAGGCTGCGGTGAAGGTCTGGCGTTTTCTTCAATCGAAGGAGTTCCTGGGCATGCTGTACCAGCAGGCGCTCGCCCTCCCGGTGACAGACGGGATTATGGATCAGCCGGGCGCTTCACGCGGGCTGCGCCACTTCAGGGAATTCTATCCCACCGCAGCAGAATCGATCTACCCGCTCTCCCCCCAGATCATGGACCAATATGACCCGAATACGGTGTCGATGGAACCGCGTTATTCAGGTGACCGTCCAAGAATGCAGCTGTACCTGCGGATCATCGCGGGGGACATTCCGCTGGATCAGGCACTGGGCAGCGAGAGTGAGCGGCTGAATCAGATGCTGGATATTGCAGCTACCGGATATTCTTTTCGGCGTGAGGAGTATATCTATCCGCAGTTCGATCCCCGTTCCCCGTTATTGGGGGAGAGCCAGCAGAGCCGTTCAAGCAGCGGACGCGAATAG
- a CDS encoding ABC transporter permease subunit — protein MITEKKRSVAGTGSNSLPAGRNTQKRHGLKHLLKHKVLLLMLLPGVVFLLINNYLPMFGIVIAFKNINYVDGILGSPWVGLDNFKFLFATSDAWIITRNTVLYNFVFIVLNLVFAVSIAVALNELRNKLAAKFYQSIMFFPYFLSMVVVSYLVFAFLNVEYGFINKGVFALFGLDELNWYSEPKYWPFILPLINLWKGVGYGCVIYLAAIIGIDNEYYEAALIDGASKWKQILHITIPLIRPVIIITTILAIGGIFRSDFGLFYQTTLNSGALYPTTLVIDTYVYNALINMGNLGMSAAAGLYQSVVGFFLVLGSNWIVRKVDKDQAVF, from the coding sequence ATGATTACAGAGAAGAAGAGAAGTGTGGCGGGTACAGGCAGCAACAGCTTGCCGGCAGGCCGGAACACACAGAAGAGACACGGGCTCAAGCATCTGCTGAAGCATAAGGTGCTGCTGCTGATGCTGCTGCCGGGTGTAGTATTTTTGCTGATCAACAATTATCTGCCGATGTTCGGAATTGTAATCGCGTTCAAAAATATCAATTATGTGGATGGGATTCTAGGCAGTCCGTGGGTGGGGCTGGATAACTTCAAATTCCTGTTCGCCACCTCGGATGCCTGGATTATCACGCGCAATACGGTCCTCTACAACTTCGTGTTCATTGTGCTCAATCTGGTTTTTGCCGTATCCATTGCGGTGGCCCTGAATGAGCTGAGGAACAAGCTGGCCGCCAAATTCTATCAGAGCATCATGTTCTTCCCCTACTTTCTGTCGATGGTGGTGGTGAGTTATCTGGTGTTCGCTTTTCTGAATGTTGAATACGGTTTCATCAATAAAGGGGTCTTCGCCCTGTTCGGGCTGGATGAGCTGAACTGGTATTCGGAGCCGAAGTACTGGCCGTTCATTCTGCCGCTGATCAATCTCTGGAAAGGGGTGGGCTATGGCTGTGTCATCTACCTGGCGGCCATCATCGGCATTGACAACGAGTACTATGAAGCGGCCCTGATCGACGGTGCCAGCAAGTGGAAGCAGATTCTGCACATCACCATTCCGCTCATCCGGCCGGTCATTATTATTACAACGATTCTGGCGATCGGGGGCATCTTCCGCTCCGACTTCGGGCTGTTCTACCAGACCACACTGAACTCCGGGGCGCTGTACCCGACTACGCTGGTCATCGACACCTACGTCTATAACGCGCTGATTAACATGGGCAACCTCGGGATGTCCGCAGCGGCCGGATTATACCAATCGGTGGTCGGCTTCTTCCTGGTCCTCGGCTCGAACTGGATCGTGCGCAAGGTCGATAAGGATCAGGCGGTGTTCTAG
- a CDS encoding carbohydrate ABC transporter permease, giving the protein MANNEISRFTNVLLHIIFIILSLACLLPIVLVFMISITDYDYIVRNGYQFIPEKLSLEAYAYIFKDYSVVLRAYGISFFVTITGTLASVFLSSLYAYPISRADFRYRGVFAFLIFFTMLFGGGLVPWYMVYTQVLDLKNSIWALVVPMLLSPFNVLIMKTYFQMSVPPALIEASTIDGAGELRTFFKIVFPLSLPVFATIGLFNTLHYWNDWFNSMIFITDTDLYSLQYLMYKMISQADYLSRNGALIQGSATELAKLPGETIRMAMALIGIGPIVLAYPFFQRYFIKGLTLGSIKG; this is encoded by the coding sequence GTGGCTAATAACGAAATATCCCGCTTCACTAACGTTCTCCTCCATATTATTTTTATTATCCTGTCCCTGGCCTGTCTGCTGCCGATTGTACTGGTCTTCATGATCTCTATTACCGATTACGATTATATCGTCCGCAATGGCTATCAGTTCATTCCGGAGAAGCTTAGCCTGGAGGCTTACGCCTATATATTCAAGGATTACAGTGTGGTGCTGCGGGCCTACGGCATCTCCTTCTTCGTCACGATCACCGGAACGCTGGCCAGTGTGTTCCTCTCTTCCCTGTATGCGTATCCGATCTCGCGGGCGGATTTCCGGTACCGGGGGGTGTTCGCTTTCCTGATCTTTTTCACCATGCTGTTCGGCGGCGGGCTGGTGCCTTGGTATATGGTCTACACCCAGGTGCTGGACCTCAAAAATTCGATCTGGGCGCTGGTCGTGCCGATGCTGCTATCCCCGTTCAATGTGCTGATTATGAAGACGTACTTCCAGATGAGCGTGCCGCCCGCGCTGATTGAAGCCTCTACGATTGACGGGGCGGGGGAGCTGCGGACATTCTTCAAGATTGTATTTCCGCTGTCCCTGCCGGTCTTCGCTACGATTGGGCTGTTCAATACGCTGCATTACTGGAACGACTGGTTCAACAGCATGATCTTCATCACCGATACAGACCTCTATTCCCTCCAATATCTGATGTACAAAATGATCTCCCAGGCCGATTACCTGAGCCGCAACGGGGCACTCATTCAAGGCTCGGCCACCGAGCTGGCCAAATTGCCGGGCGAGACGATCCGCATGGCGATGGCGCTGATCGGCATTGGGCCGATTGTGCTGGCCTATCCGTTTTTCCAGCGGTATTTCATCAAAGGACTGACGCTCGGCTCGATCAAAGGCTAA
- a CDS encoding carbohydrate-binding domain-containing protein, giving the protein MRIQRITGKLLIAALVWMSASLPGAPISSAEMPPAQVVVEEHANNTTVTEDTYQPSPLLWQVGEQDNSSAEFTVYQDVYSENITLPVNPLNWNTISRGMKLDRNAAMELSFNLTDVPPYGVEFSFKVLDASTAIPQLAVFTNGSFSGLIQITGLNDGETPLTNTWKETYRLYIPSEQLKTGSNELKLTVDRGLYADPLSPGYDGDKYLWFEWDYLRLDALTEPAAEPIHGRYVHLGSTIAASTFRYDEHAIRHLAPMAKWLGIAYSGNWMRTSFWSDTSAGWDPQGRKYLETLRDLNLAPMVNIIGGNWKTNSELAAGTISSALRSYYSGFVNKFGDLYQYAETGNEPGLFGWAQKAVLALHEMMDEERQTNSQPYLKIVAPGWAYWPYNGSPDGWERDAAQRAPIEALSDVTNGHSYGGTGVQPLPGGSLYENLRVYSDSEEGFGKEMAMSETGSNDNHSDNTKYGTYAYRFASAFDRELRGNIGYADHIMQHAAFFNDGTEFGLFDSAINWNTHRYEDTAVVPANINESGETRLKTFRRLAAAYATHGSPLGYEVLNAAELTGVKAYFRAVDTSALGTSAIGAASDKILLNFVNFEKTPVTMQVRVALPSSGVYTGERFGPGETYAAAYSRVELTADPYVTLTVTLDAGETVQYILDEQENTLPAAPGNPAATAVSHEQIRLSWAASTDNDAVVSYNVYRDGGAAPVINIPGRLTFWSDYTVAPQTTYSYAVQAVDDSGNVSPLSAAVSATTPVMPITPHAAGDPAKFEAEATAFALPLRTGNNSSASGGKVVEQTHSGGLTIQGFHSVNGGSYTLTIVYASNEESKKNILVNGVKQSTVTLPSTGSWTANLTARQYGITLQPGYNTISFTSAGKGANLDYFKLEEGLYVPLSHWYPAAHDHPYIDYAGFTTAPNGVSHVTYEEDATAAFSFNGIGVRWRSDIKSDMGSADVYVDGEYKETVVIPQAGLEGDHKIVYELTGLEYGLHRIEIAGNGGKVMVSGLEYESYESALPVPGPDLTVTDIGWHIVNSDGSPSAHSTPQLGDSLIFWAKVKNIGVRPTPLNASTGLGQITGGAFSVNGGVVSWTDTNTSVIQPGEEITLTANASAQGTPRWTVPTIGEFTVSFFVNDIWRYAEMNKENNKRARALEISLP; this is encoded by the coding sequence ATGCGAATTCAGAGAATCACAGGCAAATTGCTCATTGCAGCTCTGGTATGGATGTCCGCATCATTGCCCGGAGCACCGATCAGCTCCGCCGAAATGCCGCCTGCACAGGTGGTTGTAGAAGAACATGCAAATAACACTACAGTCACAGAGGATACCTACCAGCCGTCCCCGCTGCTCTGGCAGGTGGGCGAGCAGGATAACAGCTCGGCAGAATTTACAGTGTACCAGGATGTGTACAGTGAGAATATTACTCTCCCCGTCAATCCCCTGAACTGGAATACGATCTCCCGCGGCATGAAGCTGGACCGCAATGCGGCGATGGAGCTAAGCTTCAATCTTACGGACGTCCCCCCCTATGGTGTAGAGTTCAGCTTCAAGGTACTGGATGCAAGCACAGCTATTCCGCAGCTGGCCGTATTCACCAATGGCAGCTTCAGCGGGCTGATTCAGATTACCGGGCTGAATGACGGAGAGACCCCCCTTACGAACACATGGAAAGAAACCTATAGACTCTACATTCCCTCAGAACAGCTGAAGACCGGCAGCAATGAGCTGAAGCTGACTGTGGATCGCGGGCTATACGCTGATCCGCTGTCACCCGGATATGACGGTGACAAGTATCTGTGGTTTGAATGGGATTATCTCAGGCTGGATGCATTAACTGAGCCGGCCGCTGAGCCTATTCACGGACGGTATGTCCACCTGGGAAGCACGATTGCCGCCTCGACCTTCCGGTATGACGAGCATGCGATCCGCCATCTGGCCCCGATGGCCAAGTGGCTGGGCATTGCCTACAGCGGCAACTGGATGCGCACCTCCTTCTGGTCCGATACCAGTGCAGGCTGGGACCCGCAGGGCCGCAAGTACCTGGAGACGCTGCGAGACCTCAACCTTGCGCCCATGGTTAATATCATCGGCGGCAACTGGAAGACTAACAGCGAGCTGGCGGCAGGGACGATTAGCTCTGCGCTGAGGAGCTATTACAGCGGCTTTGTCAACAAATTCGGCGATCTGTATCAGTATGCCGAGACAGGCAACGAGCCGGGACTGTTCGGCTGGGCGCAGAAGGCGGTGCTGGCGCTTCATGAAATGATGGACGAGGAGAGGCAGACGAACAGCCAGCCGTACCTGAAAATTGTCGCCCCGGGCTGGGCATACTGGCCGTATAATGGAAGCCCTGACGGCTGGGAACGGGATGCTGCCCAGCGTGCGCCGATTGAAGCGCTGTCGGATGTGACCAACGGACACAGCTATGGCGGGACCGGCGTCCAGCCGTTGCCGGGCGGAAGCCTGTATGAGAATCTGCGGGTGTACAGTGATTCAGAGGAAGGCTTCGGCAAAGAGATGGCCATGAGCGAGACCGGCAGTAACGACAATCATTCCGACAATACGAAATACGGGACGTATGCTTACCGGTTCGCTTCTGCTTTTGACCGGGAACTGCGGGGGAATATCGGTTATGCCGACCATATTATGCAGCACGCTGCCTTCTTCAATGACGGGACGGAGTTTGGCCTGTTCGATTCCGCGATCAACTGGAACACACACCGCTATGAGGATACAGCAGTGGTACCGGCCAATATCAATGAATCCGGGGAGACCCGGCTGAAGACGTTCCGCAGACTGGCTGCTGCTTACGCTACACATGGAAGCCCACTGGGCTACGAGGTGCTGAATGCGGCTGAACTGACCGGAGTGAAGGCGTATTTCCGCGCAGTGGATACCTCGGCGCTGGGCACTTCAGCCATCGGGGCCGCTTCGGATAAAATTCTGCTGAACTTCGTGAACTTTGAGAAGACGCCGGTAACGATGCAGGTCCGGGTGGCCCTGCCGTCCAGCGGAGTATATACAGGGGAGCGGTTCGGACCAGGGGAGACGTACGCCGCCGCCTACTCCCGGGTGGAGCTTACGGCAGATCCCTACGTTACCCTTACAGTGACACTGGACGCGGGAGAGACGGTCCAGTATATCCTGGATGAGCAGGAGAACACGCTGCCTGCTGCTCCGGGCAATCCTGCGGCAACAGCCGTAAGCCATGAGCAGATCCGGCTGAGCTGGGCGGCTTCGACAGATAACGATGCTGTCGTCAGCTATAACGTCTACCGTGACGGCGGAGCGGCTCCGGTGATCAATATTCCAGGTAGGCTGACCTTCTGGAGTGACTATACCGTAGCGCCCCAGACCACTTACAGCTACGCAGTGCAGGCCGTAGATGACTCCGGCAATGTATCGCCTCTTAGCGCAGCCGTATCAGCGACTACACCGGTCATGCCCATTACACCGCATGCCGCAGGCGATCCGGCCAAGTTCGAGGCCGAAGCTACCGCCTTTGCCCTGCCGCTGAGAACCGGTAATAACAGCAGTGCCTCGGGCGGTAAGGTCGTGGAGCAGACGCATAGCGGAGGCTTAACGATCCAAGGCTTCCATTCCGTGAACGGAGGCAGCTATACTCTGACAATTGTATACGCTTCCAACGAGGAGTCTAAGAAAAACATCCTCGTGAACGGCGTGAAGCAGTCCACAGTAACCCTGCCTTCTACAGGAAGCTGGACCGCGAATCTGACGGCACGGCAATATGGGATTACCCTCCAGCCGGGCTATAACACGATCAGCTTCACCTCGGCCGGGAAAGGGGCAAATCTCGACTACTTCAAGCTGGAGGAAGGGCTGTATGTTCCCCTCTCCCACTGGTATCCGGCCGCACATGATCATCCTTACATTGACTATGCCGGATTCACGACTGCACCCAATGGCGTCTCCCATGTGACCTATGAAGAGGATGCCACAGCCGCCTTCAGCTTCAATGGCATCGGTGTCCGCTGGAGATCAGATATCAAGAGCGACATGGGCAGTGCGGATGTCTACGTCGATGGCGAGTATAAGGAGACTGTAGTCATTCCGCAGGCAGGGCTGGAGGGCGATCATAAAATTGTCTACGAGCTGACGGGTCTGGAATATGGGCTGCACCGGATAGAGATTGCAGGCAACGGCGGAAAGGTAATGGTCAGCGGGCTGGAGTATGAGAGCTATGAGTCTGCACTGCCTGTACCGGGACCGGATCTGACCGTGACGGATATCGGCTGGCATATTGTGAACAGCGACGGCAGCCCTTCCGCGCACAGCACACCGCAGCTGGGCGACTCCCTGATCTTCTGGGCCAAAGTGAAGAACATCGGCGTCCGCCCCACGCCGCTGAATGCTTCGACCGGACTCGGACAGATTACCGGCGGCGCCTTCTCTGTCAACGGCGGGGTGGTCTCGTGGACGGACACGAATACCAGTGTGATTCAGCCGGGCGAGGAGATTACACTGACGGCTAACGCCAGTGCACAGGGAACGCCCCGGTGGACGGTGCCGACCATCGGTGAGTTTACTGTCAGCTTTTTTGTGAATGATATCTGGCGGTATGCGGAGATGAATAAGGAGAATAACAAGCGGGCACGGGCGCTGGAGATTAGCCTGCCCTGA
- a CDS encoding sensor histidine kinase, translating into MKKYYDSLSKALFLYNFSIRSRLILYFLFLVLLPTTIISVTIYNKSAGIITRNMNTSIENNFNLVQDNLARRFEAANQAMTALYLNSEFADLISSNRPTDSTGIINELAALSKILEDFPANGTSGSNFVPMLYMLNRPEYTQYNFSRRVFNIDLITLKPWYLSIPAKVDFAVVGLSSLDSRFTLKFAKRLFGIRHAQLPYVGLLTLDIPAAEFGTLLEHYKPTPGSKVYIADKSGTIAISPEPSLIGQNIAAQDYYSKLSLTTDHTDNTGNPLPPDYPSALHSFRHSIGSEEMLVSYKTLENTGWTILSFSPVRELNGELISFRRVMYAVIVICMLVSFLMALLLSENISAPIRKFIQSMSHAESGNFNIPIRYRRKDEFSYLFNRYNKLLQQIKALIDKLYVTELRKKEAELQMLQAQINPHFLYNTLDSINWIAINHDIPEISSMVTSLSDFFRYSLSKGRNIIPLRDELRQVESYLQIQQFRFQDRLHYELEETDPALAEECLVVKLSLQPLVENALIHGIQQRRGTGTIRIRVEQTQELLSISVFDDGIGADPVRLNQLLADPQPGNQSYGIRNVHMRIRQFFGESYGIRYYDNTEDGCGLLAVLRFPVVTTWNEVNEDVNDDRSG; encoded by the coding sequence ATGAAGAAATATTACGATTCGTTGTCGAAGGCACTCTTCCTCTATAACTTCAGCATCCGCAGCCGCCTGATTCTCTACTTCCTCTTCCTCGTTCTTCTCCCGACTACGATCATCTCGGTCACCATCTATAACAAATCCGCCGGGATCATTACCCGGAATATGAATACATCGATTGAGAATAACTTCAATCTGGTTCAGGATAATCTGGCCCGCCGGTTCGAAGCCGCCAATCAAGCCATGACTGCGCTGTACCTGAATTCTGAATTCGCGGACCTCATCTCCTCCAACCGGCCAACAGACAGTACCGGAATCATTAATGAACTGGCCGCCCTTAGCAAAATCCTTGAGGATTTCCCCGCGAACGGGACCTCCGGCAGCAACTTCGTTCCTATGCTCTATATGCTGAACCGGCCGGAATATACCCAATATAACTTCTCGCGCCGTGTATTCAATATTGATCTTATCACCTTGAAGCCCTGGTATTTAAGCATTCCGGCCAAAGTAGATTTTGCCGTGGTCGGCCTTAGCTCGCTGGATTCCCGGTTCACCCTCAAATTCGCGAAGCGCCTGTTCGGTATCCGGCATGCACAACTGCCCTATGTCGGACTGCTCACCCTGGATATCCCGGCGGCCGAATTCGGCACGCTCCTGGAGCATTATAAGCCCACGCCCGGCAGCAAGGTCTATATCGCAGACAAGTCCGGAACCATCGCGATCAGCCCCGAGCCGTCACTCATCGGCCAGAATATTGCTGCCCAGGATTATTACAGCAAGCTTAGCTTGACTACAGACCATACTGACAACACGGGTAACCCGCTCCCACCAGATTACCCGTCCGCTCTGCATTCCTTCCGCCACTCCATCGGCAGTGAGGAGATGCTCGTCTCATACAAAACCCTGGAGAACACCGGCTGGACCATCCTGTCCTTCTCGCCTGTCCGCGAGCTTAACGGGGAGCTGATCTCCTTCCGCCGGGTGATGTACGCCGTAATTGTCATCTGCATGCTAGTCTCCTTCCTGATGGCGCTGCTGCTGTCCGAGAATATCTCCGCACCCATCCGCAAGTTCATCCAGTCGATGTCGCATGCCGAGAGCGGGAACTTCAATATCCCCATCCGCTACCGGCGCAAGGACGAATTCTCCTATTTATTCAACCGCTACAACAAGCTGCTCCAGCAGATTAAGGCGCTGATCGACAAGCTCTACGTCACCGAGCTGCGTAAAAAGGAAGCAGAGCTGCAAATGCTCCAGGCCCAGATCAATCCGCATTTTCTCTACAATACCCTAGACTCCATTAACTGGATTGCCATTAACCACGATATTCCCGAGATCAGCAGCATGGTCACCTCGCTCTCGGATTTCTTCCGGTACAGCCTGAGCAAGGGCCGCAATATCATCCCGCTCCGCGATGAGCTGCGGCAGGTCGAGAGCTATCTGCAGATTCAGCAGTTCCGCTTCCAGGACCGGCTCCACTATGAGCTGGAGGAGACGGACCCGGCGCTGGCAGAGGAATGTCTGGTGGTGAAGCTCAGTCTCCAGCCGCTGGTGGAGAATGCCCTGATTCACGGGATTCAGCAGCGGCGGGGCACAGGCACGATCCGCATCCGGGTGGAGCAGACGCAGGAGCTGCTTAGCATCTCCGTGTTCGACGATGGAATAGGCGCAGATCCTGTACGGCTGAACCAGCTGCTGGCAGACCCGCAGCCGGGCAACCAGTCTTACGGCATCCGCAATGTGCATATGCGGATCCGGCAGTTTTTTGGAGAGTCCTACGGCATCCGTTATTACGACAATACCGAAGACGGCTGCGGTCTGCTGGCTGTCCTCCGGTTCCCGGTGGTCACTACTTGGAATGAGGTGAATGAAGATGTTAACGATGATCGTAGCGGATGA
- a CDS encoding ABC transporter substrate-binding protein: MAGKKVTGLLLSLVLIAGFTLAGCAGNNGNTAAPTEKAGESTTAPAATKEATGTEAGGTEAPGTLAPVELSLYLPGGPDTDVASVEQEINAYLKDKINATLKINQLSWDKPADKVNLMIQSGEVFDMVYTWNFMTNAAKGAYLPLEELLDTYAKETKAQINPAYLQAATVNGHLYAVPTEKELGQSVGFAFDKAIVDKYGFDVNSLQKLEDIEPMLKTIKEKEPALSPLFMNHTDSLHWFTAYPDSEDLDGSNDIPTLLDYKTMKVFNEYDTPAMTERLKLIRSWYEAGYINKNGATDKTELKDAVKSGKAWFVYGNMNPTSTNDWTRLAEKPMIIKTLLPVQVSTKSLQGSMLAISRTSKNPERAMMFMNLLHTDPVLYNLLTFGIEGKHYKKLENNTVEFIADSGYNSVSSWMIGNVLLNYLNKDEDPKRVQLYTDWNKNSNISPVIGFVFDSTKVQSQIGALINITKQYKNTLFSGEKDPEPVLKEMNSKLKAAGLDAVITEIQSQLDAFLAAK; encoded by the coding sequence ATGGCAGGTAAAAAAGTCACAGGTCTGCTGTTATCGCTTGTACTGATAGCCGGATTCACCCTGGCCGGATGTGCGGGGAACAATGGCAATACAGCTGCGCCTACAGAGAAAGCGGGAGAAAGCACCACAGCTCCGGCGGCAACGAAGGAAGCCACAGGAACGGAAGCGGGCGGAACGGAGGCGCCGGGTACGCTTGCACCGGTGGAGCTGTCCCTGTATCTGCCCGGCGGGCCGGATACGGATGTGGCATCCGTAGAGCAGGAGATCAACGCCTACTTGAAGGATAAAATCAACGCCACCCTCAAGATCAACCAGCTAAGCTGGGATAAGCCGGCCGACAAGGTTAACCTGATGATCCAGTCCGGCGAGGTGTTCGATATGGTCTATACCTGGAACTTCATGACCAATGCCGCGAAGGGGGCGTATCTGCCGCTGGAGGAGCTGCTGGACACCTATGCCAAGGAGACGAAGGCGCAGATCAATCCCGCTTACCTGCAGGCAGCTACCGTCAACGGACATTTGTATGCGGTTCCAACGGAGAAGGAGCTGGGGCAGTCGGTCGGGTTTGCTTTTGACAAGGCGATTGTGGATAAATACGGCTTCGATGTGAACAGCCTGCAGAAGCTGGAGGATATTGAACCTATGCTGAAGACGATTAAGGAGAAGGAGCCGGCCCTCTCTCCGCTGTTCATGAACCATACCGACAGTCTGCACTGGTTCACCGCGTATCCTGACAGCGAGGACTTAGACGGCAGCAATGATATCCCGACCCTGCTTGATTACAAGACCATGAAGGTGTTCAACGAATACGACACGCCGGCAATGACGGAGCGGCTGAAGCTGATCCGCAGCTGGTATGAAGCGGGCTATATTAACAAGAACGGAGCCACTGACAAGACCGAGCTGAAGGATGCGGTCAAAAGCGGCAAAGCCTGGTTCGTCTACGGCAATATGAATCCGACGTCCACCAATGACTGGACCCGGCTCGCCGAGAAGCCGATGATCATCAAGACGCTGCTGCCTGTTCAGGTCAGCACCAAGAGTCTGCAGGGCTCGATGCTCGCCATCTCCAGAACCTCGAAGAACCCCGAGCGGGCCATGATGTTCATGAACCTGCTTCACACCGATCCGGTGCTCTACAACCTGCTGACCTTCGGTATTGAAGGTAAGCACTACAAGAAGCTGGAGAACAACACCGTGGAGTTCATTGCAGACAGCGGCTATAACTCCGTATCCTCCTGGATGATCGGCAATGTGCTGCTGAACTACCTGAATAAGGATGAAGATCCGAAGCGCGTGCAGCTCTATACGGACTGGAATAAGAATTCGAATATTTCACCGGTCATCGGGTTTGTGTTCGATTCGACCAAGGTGCAGTCACAGATCGGTGCGCTGATCAACATCACGAAGCAGTATAAGAACACCCTGTTCTCCGGGGAAAAGGACCCTGAGCCGGTCCTGAAGGAGATGAACAGCAAGCTGAAGGCCGCAGGTCTGGACGCTGTGATTACGGAAATTCAAAGTCAGCTCGACGCTTTTCTGGCCGCCAAGTAA